The following proteins are encoded in a genomic region of Nicoliella spurrieriana:
- a CDS encoding PolC-type DNA polymerase III: MNKHELFLKLLNQLDLSDQQNAECFKNAEIMQLQVHKKAKEWHFKFRFNAQLPFNVFNDFIHRLMTTFEPIAKVSFEISVNQPQLTTSLVNEYWDWVVNHSGLNSMMAKQICDASLPSVDANRVNLVAENEIVKDFLVNTALGRIEEQYQSCGFPAFTIHTFVDQSETQAKIKAFKDNKAQNDAEIAKKAISAIKQANEKRANNAKGAPKASGPVLFGKSISTDAEITKLIDINQEERSVVLNGFVFDKEVRSLRSGRQLLIFKITDYSSSIVVKKFSRNEQDEAQFEAIQKGTWLKLRGSVQEDNYTHELTMNAFDINTTTHAQRKDTADDKRVELHLHTNMSQMDAIDGIDAFAKRAKQWGHRAIAITDHSALQGFPAAYSAAQANDLKMIYGVEANVVDDGMEIGFNNAHEDLKKATYVVFDIETTGLSAIYDKIIEVSAVKMVHDNVVDQFEEFIDPGFRLSEFTKNLTSITDEMVHGSKSEETVLKLFREFCGDAIVVGHNVTFDVGFMNVGYERYGMAKIANPIIDTLPLARFLYPNLKSYRLNTLAKKFDVNLEHHHRAVYDAESTGHLNYLFLKQAEDQYGIKYHDQLNEHMTEHNAYKHARPFHVTLLAQTQAGLKNLFKLVSLSNVKYFYRVPRIPRSQLVKYREGILVGSACASGEVFTAMVQKGIEEARQKANFYDYLEVQPQANYQPLIDSQFIHDRNHLHEIIQNMVQLGAEMNKPVVATGDVHYLDPHEAIYRKILIHSQGGANPLSRQKLPEVHFRTTDEMLADFNYLGADVAHKIVVGNSNQIADMIDDDIKPVKDKLYTPHIDGAEDEIKHLTYSKAFDYYGDPLPELVKNRVDRELKSIIGNGFSVIYLIAQKLVFKSNKDGYLVGSRGSVGSSLVATMAGITEVNPLPPHYRCPKCKYSHFYTKGEYSSGYDLPRKDCPNCGTEMIGDGQNIPFETFLGFKGNKVPDIDLNFSGDYQPIAHNYMKVLFGEQNVYRAGTIGTVADKTAYGYVKAYERDTEQNIRSAEVDRLAQGDVGVKRTTGQHPAGIIIVPSDMDIYDFTPIQYPANDQNAEWETTHFDFHSIHDNILKMDILGHDDPTMIRTLQDLSGIDPQTIPMDDQGVMSIFSGTDILGVTPEQIQSKTGTLGVPEFGTKFVRGMLEQTHPKNYSQLLQISGLSHGTDVWLGNADEIIKDGTATIANVIGCRDNIMTDLINWGLDSETAFQIMESVRKGRGIKDDWMAAMHKVKVPDWYIESCLKIKYMFPRAHAAAYVLMALRVAYFKVYFPIVYYAAYFSIRADDFDVVAMASGKESVKSAMKVIQDQGNDASAKDKNLLTVLELANEMLERGFEFEMIDLNRSDANKWLIEGDKLLAPFRAIPGLGLNVAKQIVAAREDKAFISKEDLAKRGKVSKKIIDFMDENGVLKGLPDENQLSLFDML; the protein is encoded by the coding sequence TTGAATAAACATGAACTCTTTTTAAAGCTTCTCAATCAATTAGACTTATCAGACCAGCAAAATGCTGAATGCTTTAAGAATGCTGAAATTATGCAGTTGCAAGTGCATAAAAAAGCGAAGGAGTGGCACTTTAAATTTCGCTTTAATGCGCAGTTGCCATTTAACGTTTTTAACGATTTCATTCATCGACTAATGACTACCTTTGAGCCCATTGCTAAGGTTAGTTTTGAAATTAGTGTAAATCAACCGCAGTTGACAACATCCTTGGTTAATGAATATTGGGATTGGGTCGTTAACCATAGTGGATTAAATTCGATGATGGCTAAGCAGATTTGTGATGCTAGCTTACCATCAGTTGATGCTAACCGGGTGAATTTAGTTGCTGAAAATGAAATTGTCAAAGATTTTTTAGTCAATACAGCACTGGGGCGAATTGAGGAGCAATATCAATCATGTGGATTCCCGGCATTTACAATTCATACGTTTGTTGATCAAAGTGAGACGCAGGCTAAAATTAAGGCGTTTAAGGATAATAAAGCTCAAAATGATGCAGAAATTGCTAAAAAGGCTATTTCCGCAATTAAGCAAGCAAATGAAAAACGAGCTAATAATGCTAAGGGTGCTCCTAAGGCTAGTGGACCGGTTTTATTTGGAAAGTCCATTAGTACCGATGCGGAAATAACGAAGCTTATTGATATTAACCAAGAGGAACGCTCAGTCGTTTTGAATGGGTTTGTTTTTGATAAGGAAGTTCGCTCCCTACGTTCCGGACGTCAGCTGTTGATTTTTAAAATTACCGATTATAGTTCCTCAATCGTAGTTAAGAAGTTCTCCAGGAATGAGCAAGATGAAGCCCAATTTGAAGCAATTCAAAAGGGAACTTGGCTAAAATTACGAGGGAGTGTTCAAGAGGATAACTATACTCATGAATTGACAATGAATGCTTTTGATATTAACACCACTACCCATGCCCAACGAAAAGACACTGCTGATGATAAACGGGTGGAGTTACATTTACACACTAACATGAGTCAAATGGATGCAATTGATGGGATTGATGCATTTGCAAAGCGTGCCAAGCAATGGGGACATCGAGCAATCGCGATCACTGATCATTCAGCGCTTCAGGGGTTTCCGGCTGCTTATAGTGCTGCTCAGGCGAATGACCTAAAAATGATTTATGGAGTCGAAGCGAACGTGGTCGACGATGGAATGGAAATTGGGTTTAACAATGCCCATGAAGATTTAAAGAAAGCTACCTATGTTGTTTTTGATATTGAAACTACTGGTCTATCAGCGATTTATGATAAAATCATTGAAGTTTCTGCTGTTAAAATGGTTCATGATAATGTGGTGGATCAATTTGAAGAATTTATTGATCCTGGTTTTCGATTGAGTGAATTTACCAAAAATTTAACTTCAATTACCGATGAAATGGTCCATGGCTCCAAAAGTGAGGAGACCGTTTTAAAGTTATTCCGTGAATTTTGCGGTGATGCAATCGTTGTTGGCCATAATGTAACCTTTGATGTGGGCTTTATGAATGTTGGATATGAACGCTACGGGATGGCTAAAATTGCTAATCCAATTATTGATACGTTACCGTTAGCACGTTTTTTATACCCTAATTTAAAGAGTTATCGGTTAAATACCCTTGCCAAGAAATTCGATGTTAACCTAGAACACCATCACCGGGCGGTTTATGATGCTGAAAGTACCGGTCATTTAAACTACCTCTTTTTAAAGCAAGCTGAAGATCAGTATGGAATTAAGTATCATGATCAACTGAATGAGCATATGACTGAGCACAATGCTTATAAGCATGCTCGACCATTTCACGTTACTTTACTTGCACAGACCCAAGCAGGACTAAAGAATTTATTCAAATTAGTTTCACTATCAAACGTAAAGTACTTCTACCGGGTACCACGGATTCCCCGAAGTCAACTAGTTAAATATCGGGAAGGCATCTTAGTGGGTTCGGCTTGTGCTTCCGGTGAAGTATTTACCGCAATGGTCCAAAAGGGAATTGAAGAAGCCCGTCAGAAGGCTAATTTCTATGATTACCTAGAGGTGCAACCACAAGCTAACTACCAACCCTTGATTGATTCGCAGTTTATTCATGATCGAAACCACCTTCATGAAATCATTCAAAACATGGTGCAATTGGGAGCTGAAATGAATAAACCGGTCGTGGCCACTGGCGACGTTCACTATTTAGATCCACATGAGGCTATTTATCGTAAAATTTTAATCCATTCTCAGGGAGGGGCCAACCCACTCAGTAGACAAAAATTACCTGAAGTGCATTTTAGAACTACGGATGAAATGTTAGCTGATTTTAACTACCTAGGTGCGGATGTGGCCCATAAAATAGTAGTTGGTAATTCCAATCAAATTGCTGACATGATTGATGATGATATCAAGCCAGTTAAGGATAAGCTATATACGCCGCATATTGATGGTGCTGAAGATGAAATTAAGCATTTGACCTACTCAAAGGCGTTTGACTACTATGGCGATCCACTACCAGAACTAGTTAAAAATAGGGTTGATCGCGAATTGAAGAGTATTATTGGAAACGGATTCTCAGTAATTTATTTAATTGCCCAAAAACTAGTATTTAAGAGTAATAAGGATGGTTATTTAGTTGGCTCGCGGGGGTCAGTTGGCTCTAGTTTGGTTGCAACGATGGCTGGAATTACTGAAGTCAATCCATTGCCACCTCACTACCGGTGCCCAAAGTGTAAGTATTCTCATTTTTACACTAAGGGTGAGTATTCATCAGGATATGATTTACCACGGAAGGACTGCCCTAATTGTGGAACCGAGATGATCGGAGATGGGCAAAACATCCCATTTGAAACCTTCTTAGGCTTTAAGGGGAACAAGGTCCCTGATATTGATTTGAACTTTTCCGGGGATTATCAACCAATTGCTCATAACTACATGAAGGTATTGTTCGGTGAACAAAACGTTTATCGGGCTGGAACGATTGGAACCGTTGCTGATAAAACCGCATATGGCTATGTTAAGGCTTATGAACGGGATACCGAACAAAATATTCGTTCTGCTGAGGTCGATCGTTTAGCTCAAGGTGATGTTGGGGTTAAGCGTACGACCGGTCAGCATCCGGCTGGAATTATCATCGTGCCTAGTGATATGGATATCTATGATTTTACGCCAATTCAATATCCAGCCAATGATCAAAATGCAGAATGGGAAACCACGCATTTTGATTTCCATTCGATTCACGATAACATTTTAAAGATGGATATTTTAGGTCATGATGATCCGACCATGATCAGAACCTTGCAAGATTTATCGGGGATCGATCCACAAACGATTCCAATGGATGATCAAGGAGTCATGTCCATTTTTTCTGGAACTGATATTTTGGGAGTTACCCCTGAACAGATTCAATCTAAGACAGGGACGTTAGGGGTTCCTGAATTTGGGACTAAGTTCGTCCGGGGAATGTTGGAACAAACCCATCCTAAGAATTATTCACAACTATTACAAATTTCTGGATTATCCCATGGAACCGACGTGTGGTTGGGCAATGCCGATGAAATTATTAAGGATGGGACTGCAACCATTGCCAATGTAATTGGTTGTCGTGATAATATCATGACTGATTTGATCAATTGGGGACTGGATTCAGAAACGGCCTTTCAAATTATGGAATCAGTTAGAAAGGGTCGTGGAATCAAGGATGACTGGATGGCAGCAATGCATAAAGTGAAGGTCCCTGATTGGTATATCGAATCATGTTTAAAAATTAAGTACATGTTTCCAAGGGCCCATGCTGCAGCATATGTTTTAATGGCACTACGGGTAGCATATTTTAAGGTTTATTTTCCAATTGTTTACTATGCAGCCTACTTTTCAATTCGCGCCGATGATTTTGATGTGGTCGCAATGGCTAGTGGTAAAGAATCGGTCAAATCAGCAATGAAGGTCATTCAAGACCAGGGAAATGATGCCTCTGCAAAGGATAAGAATTTATTGACCGTCCTCGAATTAGCCAATGAGATGTTAGAACGTGGATTTGAATTTGAAATGATTGATTTGAATCGTTCGGATGCTAACAAGTGGTTAATTGAGGGGGATAAACTCCTAGCTCCATTTCGGGCAATTCCAGGATTAGGATTAAATGTTGCCAAACAAATCGTTGCTGCTCGTGAAGATAAGGCTTTTATTTCAAAGGAAGATCTGGCTAAACGTGGTAAGGTGTCTAAGAAAATAATTGATTTTATGGATGAAAATGGGGTCTTAAAGGGACTACCAGATGAGAATCAATTAAGCCTGTTTGATATGCTATGA
- the rimP gene encoding ribosome maturation factor RimP, whose translation MSNVPEIVKDVLTPILDQHQFELFDVEYVKESQNWYLRVYIDKPDGITIEDCAIISDQLGEKLDAMDPDPIPQAYYLEVSSPGAERPLRNEKEIKDAIGSYINVSLYYPIKKNKIYQGTLKDVTADNNLVIEYNDMSVFRELEIPSKAIAKVRLAIKF comes from the coding sequence TTGAGTAACGTTCCCGAGATTGTGAAAGATGTCTTAACACCAATTCTAGATCAACATCAATTTGAACTGTTCGATGTTGAATACGTTAAAGAAAGCCAAAACTGGTATCTACGGGTTTATATTGATAAACCCGATGGAATTACGATTGAAGATTGTGCAATCATTAGCGATCAATTAGGTGAAAAATTAGATGCTATGGATCCTGATCCAATCCCACAAGCTTATTATCTGGAGGTATCATCTCCAGGGGCAGAACGCCCATTAAGAAATGAAAAAGAGATTAAAGATGCAATCGGTAGCTACATTAATGTTTCTTTGTATTACCCAATTAAGAAAAATAAGATATACCAAGGGACGTTAAAGGACGTTACCGCTGATAACAACTTAGTAATTGAATATAATGACATGAGTGTATTTAGAGAGCTAGAAATTCCCTCAAAAGCAATTGCTAAGGTAAGACTTGCAATTAAGTTTTAG
- the nusA gene encoding transcription termination factor NusA: MSKELLGAFDALEKEKGIKKATIIDALEAALTSAYKRNYGQSQNVDVEFDDKKGDIHVYAVKKIVDVVEDAQTEYSIKDALQISHGYEVGDDIKIEVTPKNFGRIAAQTAKQVIMQRVREAEREMVYDQFSQYQDELIMGEVERADNRFVYINLGKVEAVMPLSNQMPNEEYRPQEKIKVYVTKVENAAKGPQVFVSRTAPGLLKRLFEQEVPEIYDGTVEIVSIAREAGDRSKVAVRSNNPDIDPVGTTVGPKGQRVQTIVNELGGENMDIVEWTDDKAKFIANALNPSEVVDVVFDPENEQACTVIVPDYQLSLAIGKRGQNARLAAKLTGFKIDIKAESEADENIYENNAAAEDPDNDENDE; the protein is encoded by the coding sequence ATGAGTAAAGAATTATTGGGTGCTTTTGATGCCTTAGAAAAAGAAAAAGGAATCAAAAAAGCAACGATTATTGATGCGTTAGAAGCCGCTTTGACTTCCGCTTACAAGCGTAATTATGGCCAATCACAAAATGTAGATGTAGAATTTGATGATAAGAAGGGTGACATTCATGTCTATGCCGTGAAAAAGATTGTTGACGTGGTTGAGGATGCTCAAACTGAATATAGCATCAAGGATGCGCTACAAATTAGTCATGGTTACGAAGTGGGGGATGATATTAAAATCGAAGTCACCCCTAAAAATTTTGGTCGAATTGCTGCCCAAACTGCCAAACAAGTAATTATGCAACGGGTGCGTGAAGCTGAACGTGAAATGGTTTATGATCAGTTCAGTCAATACCAGGATGAATTAATTATGGGTGAAGTGGAACGAGCTGATAATCGTTTCGTATACATTAACCTAGGTAAAGTCGAAGCCGTAATGCCACTTAGTAACCAAATGCCAAATGAGGAGTATCGGCCTCAAGAAAAAATCAAGGTCTATGTGACTAAGGTAGAAAATGCTGCCAAGGGTCCTCAGGTATTTGTTAGTCGGACTGCACCAGGATTGTTGAAGCGGTTATTTGAACAAGAGGTTCCTGAAATTTACGATGGCACCGTTGAAATCGTTTCAATTGCTCGGGAAGCTGGCGATCGTTCTAAGGTTGCCGTTCGTTCTAACAATCCAGATATTGATCCTGTGGGAACTACCGTGGGACCTAAGGGGCAACGAGTTCAAACCATCGTCAATGAACTTGGTGGCGAAAATATGGATATCGTTGAATGGACTGATGATAAGGCTAAGTTTATCGCCAATGCACTGAACCCTTCTGAAGTGGTGGATGTTGTTTTTGATCCGGAAAATGAACAAGCATGTACCGTGATTGTACCGGACTATCAATTATCACTTGCAATTGGAAAACGAGGGCAAAATGCACGGTTAGCTGCAAAACTAACTGGCTTTAAGATTGATATTAAGGCGGAATCAGAAGCTGACGAAAACATTTATGAAAATAATGCTGCAGCTGAAGATCCTGACAATGACGAAAATGATGAATAA
- the rnpM gene encoding RNase P modulator RnpM, which yields MRRRKVPMRKDIVTGEMAPKKELIRIVRDKEGNVSIDKTGKKSGRGAYISMDVEIAKQAKAKKTFNKVFETNVDDQFYDDLIEYTDHEQARKKLFENE from the coding sequence ATGCGACGGAGAAAAGTTCCAATGCGTAAGGACATTGTTACCGGCGAAATGGCACCTAAAAAGGAACTGATTAGGATTGTCCGCGATAAAGAAGGTAACGTCAGTATTGATAAAACTGGCAAAAAATCCGGTCGTGGTGCATACATCTCAATGGATGTAGAAATTGCTAAGCAGGCCAAAGCAAAGAAGACGTTTAATAAGGTCTTTGAAACTAATGTTGATGATCAATTTTACGATGATTTAATCGAATATACTGACCATGAACAAGCAAGAAAAAAATTATTTGAAAATGAATAA
- a CDS encoding L7Ae/L30e/S12e/Gadd45 family ribosomal protein, which produces MNNQKYLNLIGIAKRAGKVVTGEAIILNAIRKHHVALLIIASDTGQATTKKFIDKAGSYNVTYHHLITRQQLSDAIGAPRTMIGITDRGFAKKLTEIKNN; this is translated from the coding sequence ATGAATAATCAAAAGTATTTAAATCTAATTGGAATCGCTAAAAGAGCCGGCAAAGTAGTTACCGGCGAAGCAATTATTTTAAATGCAATTAGGAAACACCACGTTGCACTATTAATTATTGCAAGCGACACGGGACAGGCTACTACTAAAAAGTTTATTGACAAGGCGGGTTCTTATAATGTTACCTACCATCACTTGATTACCAGACAGCAGTTAAGTGATGCGATTGGAGCGCCACGCACCATGATTGGGATCACTGACCGCGGCTTTGCCAAAAAACTAACTGAAATAAAAAATAATTAA
- the infB gene encoding translation initiation factor IF-2 yields MGKKRIYELAKELNVTSKQLISSANSKGISVHNHMSTIDDNQERQIKAALKGNSTKGAPKNNSKPQANHNNHQHRNNGAQSSAKGGNNGRKPAEQSASNSRPNNNHNNNQNNGAHRNNMNNSNHSGQSNSRNNNSNNNSNRPNSANSNGFNRNNKKNKKKFNKRRNNAFNKYTKNQRIRQIHKHNDAPKRKDHPLPEVLEYTDGMNAQEIGKVLHREPAEIVKKLFMLGVMVNQNKSLDKDTIELLATDYGIEAKEKEQLNVSDLDKLFDEEEHNTAYQENRPPVVTIMGHVDHGKTTLLDYLRHSHITSGEAGGITQGIGAYQVEHDDKMITFLDTPGHAAFTAMRARGADITDITILVVAADDGVMPQTVEAINHAKAAKTPIIVAINKIDKPGANPDHVTEQLSNYGLIPEDWGGDTIFVKISAKFGTNVDELLDMILLQADVMELKANPKQNAAGSVIEARLDRGKGTVATLLVQQGTMHVGDPIVVGDTFGRVRTMVNEHNQELKEATPSTPVGITGLNDVPEAGDRFIVFDDEKTARAAGEKRAQEAQENDRRQTNHVTLDNLFDSLKEGEMKQVDIIIKADVQGSVEALSSSLQKIEVEGVKVNIIHTGVGAINESDVALAEASNAIIIGFNVRPTPQAKSQAETDNVDIRLHQVIYDAIDEVESAMKGLLEPTYKEEVTGQVEVREIYKASKVGTIAGGMVISGYINSDSKVRLIRDNVVVYDGELGSLKRFKNDAKSVKQGFECGLTIENYNDIKVNDVIEAYEMKEVPVE; encoded by the coding sequence ATGGGTAAAAAGCGTATTTATGAATTAGCTAAAGAACTCAATGTGACTAGCAAGCAGTTGATTAGCAGTGCTAATAGTAAGGGAATATCAGTCCATAATCATATGTCTACGATTGATGATAATCAAGAAAGACAGATTAAAGCTGCGTTAAAGGGTAACTCCACTAAGGGTGCTCCTAAGAACAATTCCAAACCACAAGCTAATCATAATAATCATCAACACCGTAATAACGGTGCGCAAAGCTCAGCTAAGGGTGGCAATAATGGTAGAAAACCTGCTGAGCAAAGTGCTTCAAATAGTCGCCCTAATAATAACCATAATAATAATCAAAATAATGGGGCTCACCGGAATAATATGAATAACTCTAATCATTCGGGACAATCTAATTCTCGGAATAATAATTCAAACAATAACTCGAATCGGCCTAATTCTGCCAATTCAAATGGTTTTAACCGCAACAATAAAAAGAATAAGAAGAAATTCAATAAACGGCGTAATAACGCATTTAATAAGTACACTAAAAATCAACGAATTCGCCAAATTCATAAGCATAACGATGCTCCTAAGCGTAAGGATCATCCGCTTCCAGAAGTTTTGGAATACACTGATGGAATGAATGCCCAAGAGATTGGAAAAGTCCTTCACCGTGAACCAGCCGAAATCGTTAAGAAGCTATTCATGTTGGGCGTAATGGTTAACCAAAATAAGTCCTTGGATAAGGATACGATTGAGCTACTTGCTACCGATTACGGAATCGAAGCTAAAGAAAAGGAACAACTAAACGTTTCTGATCTTGATAAGTTATTTGATGAAGAAGAACACAATACCGCCTATCAAGAAAATAGACCACCAGTTGTTACCATCATGGGCCACGTTGACCATGGGAAAACTACCCTATTGGATTATCTAAGACATTCTCATATTACATCTGGTGAAGCTGGTGGGATTACCCAGGGAATTGGGGCGTACCAAGTTGAACACGATGATAAGATGATTACGTTCTTAGATACCCCAGGCCATGCTGCATTTACTGCAATGCGTGCTCGTGGTGCTGACATTACTGATATTACGATTTTAGTAGTTGCTGCTGATGATGGAGTAATGCCACAAACAGTGGAAGCAATTAACCATGCGAAAGCTGCAAAGACACCAATTATCGTTGCAATCAATAAAATTGATAAGCCCGGTGCTAATCCAGACCACGTTACTGAACAACTTAGTAACTATGGCTTGATTCCAGAAGACTGGGGTGGTGACACCATCTTCGTTAAGATTTCTGCTAAATTTGGAACTAACGTGGATGAATTATTGGACATGATTTTATTACAAGCAGATGTGATGGAATTAAAGGCTAATCCAAAGCAAAATGCTGCTGGTTCAGTAATTGAAGCACGACTAGATCGCGGAAAGGGAACCGTTGCGACTTTGCTAGTTCAACAAGGAACGATGCACGTTGGTGATCCCATCGTAGTTGGTGATACTTTTGGACGAGTTCGGACGATGGTTAATGAGCATAACCAAGAGCTAAAGGAAGCCACTCCTTCAACACCGGTTGGAATTACTGGGTTAAATGATGTTCCTGAAGCAGGGGATCGCTTCATTGTCTTTGATGATGAAAAGACTGCTCGAGCTGCCGGTGAAAAGCGGGCGCAAGAAGCTCAAGAAAACGACCGTCGCCAAACGAACCATGTTACACTTGATAACCTATTTGATTCACTTAAGGAAGGTGAAATGAAACAGGTTGATATTATTATCAAGGCTGATGTACAGGGTTCAGTTGAAGCCCTATCATCTAGTTTGCAAAAGATTGAAGTGGAGGGTGTTAAGGTGAACATCATCCATACCGGAGTCGGTGCAATCAATGAAAGTGATGTGGCGTTAGCTGAAGCAAGTAACGCTATTATCATTGGATTTAACGTTCGGCCAACACCACAAGCTAAGTCCCAAGCAGAAACCGATAATGTTGATATTCGTTTGCATCAAGTGATTTATGATGCAATTGATGAAGTGGAATCCGCAATGAAGGGATTACTAGAACCTACCTATAAGGAAGAAGTAACTGGTCAAGTGGAAGTCAGAGAAATCTATAAGGCTTCTAAGGTCGGTACGATTGCCGGTGGAATGGTTATTTCAGGCTATATTAATAGTGATAGTAAGGTTCGTTTAATTCGTGATAACGTCGTGGTTTACGATGGTGAATTAGGGAGCTTGAAGCGGTTCAAAAATGATGCTAAGAGTGTTAAGCAAGGATTTGAATGTGGGTTAACGATTGAGAACTATAATGATATTAAGGTAAATGATGTTATTGAAGCCTACGAGATGAAAGAAGTTCCAGTCGAATAA
- the rbfA gene encoding 30S ribosome-binding factor RbfA has product MAQYRVGRLQQEIQREVNDLLLKEVRDPRVNGVTITGVDVTGDLQQATIFYSILSDKKSDEENTQKGLDKATGMIRSALGARLRNVYRTPEIHFELDDSIQYGSKIDQLINKLQREDK; this is encoded by the coding sequence ATGGCACAGTATAGAGTGGGTCGATTACAACAAGAGATTCAAAGAGAAGTGAACGACTTATTGTTAAAGGAAGTTCGTGATCCCCGGGTCAATGGCGTAACCATTACCGGAGTCGATGTAACGGGTGACCTGCAACAAGCAACTATTTTCTATAGCATTCTTTCAGATAAGAAGAGTGATGAAGAAAATACGCAAAAGGGATTGGATAAGGCAACCGGAATGATTAGAAGTGCATTAGGAGCACGCCTAAGAAACGTTTATCGGACTCCTGAAATTCATTTTGAATTAGATGATTCAATCCAATACGGTAGTAAGATTGATCAATTGATTAACAAGCTACAACGTGAAGATAAATAA
- the truB gene encoding tRNA pseudouridine(55) synthase TruB: protein MDGIIPLNKERGMTSFDCVRKMRGILRTKKIGHSGTLDPNVDGVLPICVGSATKVVDFLMNSGKIYRGEITLGFSTTTEDLDGEIVNQKPIITPFSEAQINQAMQQLVQPRLLQIPPMYSAVKVNGRRLYEYARAGETVKRPERHVRIDYFKMTAPVKYDATHQLQKIKFEVGCGKGTYVRTLSFMVGQLLGVPAVMSDLTRIKSGGFTLDESYSISQIEAAVHDDCLADVMYPIDHALNDFPSYALNPNQWKIVQNGGFLAPQDIKMDSDQIAVQFNHQIKALYYLNHDQGVYKPLKMFSVK, encoded by the coding sequence ATGGATGGAATTATTCCATTGAATAAGGAGCGTGGGATGACCAGTTTTGACTGTGTTAGAAAGATGCGCGGAATTTTAAGAACTAAAAAAATTGGTCATAGTGGAACCCTTGATCCTAACGTTGATGGGGTGCTACCAATTTGTGTTGGGAGTGCCACTAAGGTGGTTGATTTTTTGATGAATTCTGGAAAAATTTACCGTGGTGAAATTACGTTAGGATTTTCCACGACGACCGAAGATTTAGATGGCGAAATCGTTAATCAAAAACCAATTATCACTCCCTTTAGCGAGGCACAAATTAATCAAGCCATGCAACAGCTTGTGCAACCACGGTTATTACAGATTCCACCAATGTATTCAGCCGTAAAGGTGAATGGACGGAGATTGTATGAATATGCCCGCGCAGGTGAAACGGTTAAACGTCCTGAACGACACGTTCGAATTGATTACTTTAAAATGACCGCCCCGGTTAAATATGATGCCACCCATCAACTTCAAAAAATCAAATTTGAAGTGGGTTGTGGGAAGGGCACCTATGTCAGAACCCTTTCGTTTATGGTGGGACAGCTACTGGGAGTGCCCGCAGTAATGTCTGATTTAACTAGGATTAAGAGTGGGGGCTTTACCCTTGATGAATCATATTCCATCAGTCAAATAGAAGCGGCTGTTCATGACGATTGCTTAGCGGATGTTATGTACCCGATTGACCATGCTTTAAATGATTTTCCAAGTTATGCTTTGAATCCTAATCAATGGAAGATTGTGCAAAATGGTGGATTTTTAGCCCCACAAGATATTAAGATGGATAGTGATCAAATAGCGGTGCAGTTTAATCATCAAATTAAGGCATTGTATTACTTAAATCATGATCAAGGTGTTTATAAGCCGCTTAAAATGTTTAGTGTAAAGTAG